The following proteins are co-located in the candidate division TA06 bacterium genome:
- the yidD gene encoding membrane protein insertion efficiency factor YidD — protein MIIDDMSRICYSLIILFCAFPGYGLPNNGLSAEEIPWSYQYYYNQFINDPVQFNKRSLPFTQCLLQNFIVLYQRNYSKSSCQFVPSCSRYSYLSFELYSQPKAVVNTLCRLWRCNGSTAGQYQRLDDFYFDPPLVLAKHSDEPQGEANVFQPDYINWLINKKEWTLLYQHCTEREYRSPSSSNRLLLTKTALQLRRYDRALLWIKNEDGDTAAVLRAITHFRMGQYGAAKEEIARCPLAGDLKLKGQAFWLHSFIEQPEKQDTLYLVAIARDTSNTHMNHIALRASRLLQERPRWPSVVSSAIIPGAGQAANGFPTDGLFAFVFVAGTGAAAAHDLRTKNYGGTALWGLGFIFSYASNLVSAAQAPRKRNIRYIRQLHAELNQLYTPGSNDFDY, from the coding sequence TTGATTATTGATGATATGAGCCGGATTTGTTATAGTCTTATAATACTATTTTGTGCATTTCCTGGTTACGGTCTGCCGAACAACGGGCTATCGGCGGAGGAGATACCTTGGTCGTACCAATATTATTATAATCAATTTATTAATGATCCGGTCCAATTTAACAAAAGGTCGCTTCCTTTTACACAGTGCCTGTTGCAGAATTTCATAGTTCTTTACCAGCGCAATTACTCGAAAAGCTCCTGTCAGTTCGTGCCCTCCTGTTCGCGGTATTCATACCTAAGCTTTGAGCTGTACAGCCAGCCAAAGGCGGTGGTTAATACCCTATGTCGCCTGTGGAGATGTAACGGATCTACTGCTGGCCAGTATCAACGGTTGGACGACTTCTATTTTGACCCACCTTTGGTATTAGCCAAGCACAGCGATGAACCACAGGGCGAGGCGAACGTTTTCCAGCCAGATTATATAAACTGGCTCATCAATAAAAAAGAATGGACGCTCCTTTACCAGCATTGTACCGAACGGGAGTATCGGTCGCCTTCGTCTTCAAATCGTTTATTGCTTACCAAAACGGCCCTGCAGTTACGCCGCTACGACCGGGCGCTTTTATGGATAAAGAATGAAGACGGCGATACGGCCGCAGTACTCAGGGCGATTACCCACTTTAGAATGGGGCAGTACGGCGCCGCTAAGGAGGAAATTGCCCGATGTCCGCTTGCAGGGGATTTGAAACTCAAGGGTCAAGCTTTTTGGCTGCATAGCTTCATTGAGCAACCGGAAAAGCAGGACACCTTATACTTGGTTGCCATTGCCCGGGATACATCGAATACACATATGAACCATATTGCCCTAAGGGCGTCACGGTTGTTGCAGGAACGCCCCCGATGGCCATCGGTTGTTTCTTCGGCCATTATTCCGGGCGCCGGACAGGCGGCGAATGGCTTCCCCACCGACGGATTGTTTGCATTTGTATTCGTAGCCGGAACCGGTGCTGCGGCCGCGCACGATCTGCGAACCAAAAACTATGGCGGAACTGCGCTTTGGGGTCTGGGTTTTATCTTTTCGTACGCGTCAAACCTCGTTTCTGCCGCCCAAGCGCCGCGCAAGCGCAACATCAGGTACATCCGGCAGCTTCATGCCGAATTAAACCAGTTGTATACGCCCGGTTCCAACGACTTTGACTATTAA